One genomic segment of Amycolatopsis sp. WQ 127309 includes these proteins:
- a CDS encoding acyl carrier protein: MNDVSTTETPARTPEVVAQQIKDFLAGRINQEVPSDQDLFRTGLVSSMFAMELVVFLEQTYGIAIVGPDLKLDNFRTVDGMSALVRRLLDE; this comes from the coding sequence GTGAACGACGTCTCCACCACCGAAACCCCGGCGCGGACGCCGGAGGTCGTCGCCCAGCAGATCAAGGACTTCCTGGCCGGCCGCATCAACCAGGAGGTCCCCTCGGACCAGGACCTGTTCCGCACCGGGCTGGTGTCCTCGATGTTCGCCATGGAGCTGGTCGTGTTCCTCGAGCAGACCTACGGCATCGCGATCGTCGGCCCGGACCTGAAGCTGGACAACTTCCGCACCGTCGACGGCATGTCCGCACTCGTCCGGCGCCTGCTCGATGAGTGA
- a CDS encoding class I SAM-dependent methyltransferase produces MASQLLASSDVLTYVSDHSRAEDEILRELREETASLPMGAAMQVSAEEGQLLALLVKLTRARTVVEVGTFTGYSSLCMARALPDRGLLITCDVTDRWPAFGRPYWKRAGVDDRIDLRIAPATAVLDSLFAEYGPGSIDLVFIDADKAGYAAYYEAALMLLAPDGLVVVDNTLFFGRVTDPDAQDPDTVAIREFNRFVRDDPRVEMSLLPVADGITLIRKTS; encoded by the coding sequence ATGGCGAGCCAACTACTGGCGTCCTCCGACGTGCTCACGTACGTGAGCGACCATTCCCGTGCCGAGGACGAGATCCTGCGCGAGTTGCGAGAAGAAACGGCGTCGCTGCCGATGGGTGCGGCGATGCAGGTGTCCGCCGAGGAGGGCCAGCTGCTCGCGCTGCTGGTCAAGCTCACGCGGGCGCGGACGGTGGTGGAGGTCGGCACCTTCACCGGCTACAGCTCACTCTGCATGGCCCGGGCGCTGCCCGACCGCGGCCTGCTGATCACCTGCGACGTCACCGACCGCTGGCCGGCGTTCGGCCGGCCCTACTGGAAGCGGGCCGGTGTCGACGACCGGATCGACCTGCGGATCGCCCCGGCGACCGCGGTGCTCGACTCGCTCTTCGCCGAATACGGCCCGGGCTCGATCGACCTGGTCTTCATCGACGCCGACAAGGCGGGTTACGCCGCCTACTACGAGGCCGCCCTGATGCTGCTGGCACCGGACGGGCTCGTCGTCGTCGACAACACCCTGTTCTTCGGCCGGGTCACCGACCCGGACGCCCAGGACCCCGACACGGTGGCCATCCGCGAGTTCAACCGCTTCGTGCGGGACGACCCGCGCGTGGAGATGTCGCTGCTGCCGGTCGCCGACGGCATCACCCTCATCCGCAAGACGAGCTGA
- a CDS encoding HAD family hydrolase, which yields MVKCLVWDLDNTLWNGTLLEDGSVEIPEPIRELVRTLDARGILQTVASKNDHDHAWARLEALGLAEYFVLPRIGWNPKSESIRSIADELKFALDTIAFVDDQEAELAEVTFHLPQVRTYRAEQVLELAGLPEFSPATVTVDSRRRRQMYQASFRRQEAQAGFTGPDEDFLRSLELKMTISPATDSELTRVEELTRRTSQMNATGVHYSHEALSALIDDPGHRVLVVSMQDRFGPHGAVGVLLLETGSEVWHLKLLATSCRVVSFGAGSIILRWLINQAATADAHLVADFRPTDRNRMMEIAYRFTGFADEACACQAVLADPGLDGLQRLHLEPVPQEEPTTVALVAPDLTEAISVH from the coding sequence ATGGTCAAGTGTCTCGTGTGGGACCTCGACAACACGCTGTGGAACGGGACACTGCTGGAGGACGGCTCGGTCGAGATCCCCGAGCCGATCCGGGAGCTCGTGCGGACCCTGGACGCGCGCGGCATCCTGCAGACCGTCGCGAGCAAGAACGACCACGACCACGCCTGGGCGCGGCTCGAGGCGCTGGGTCTCGCGGAGTACTTCGTGCTGCCGCGGATCGGCTGGAACCCGAAGTCGGAGTCCATCCGGTCGATCGCGGACGAGCTGAAGTTCGCCCTCGACACCATCGCCTTCGTCGACGACCAGGAGGCCGAGCTCGCCGAGGTGACCTTCCACCTCCCGCAGGTGCGGACCTACCGCGCCGAGCAGGTGCTGGAGCTGGCCGGCCTGCCGGAGTTCAGCCCGGCGACGGTCACCGTCGACTCGCGCCGCCGTCGCCAGATGTACCAGGCGTCGTTCCGCCGCCAGGAGGCGCAGGCCGGCTTCACCGGTCCGGACGAGGACTTCCTGCGGTCGCTGGAACTGAAGATGACGATCAGCCCGGCGACCGACTCCGAGCTGACGCGCGTCGAGGAGCTGACCCGGCGCACGAGCCAGATGAACGCGACCGGCGTCCACTACTCCCACGAGGCGCTGAGCGCTCTGATCGACGACCCCGGGCACCGGGTGCTCGTGGTGAGCATGCAGGACCGCTTCGGCCCGCACGGCGCCGTCGGCGTGCTGCTGCTGGAGACCGGGTCCGAGGTCTGGCACCTGAAGCTGCTGGCCACGTCCTGCCGGGTCGTGTCCTTCGGGGCCGGCTCGATCATCCTGCGCTGGCTGATCAACCAGGCCGCCACCGCCGACGCGCACCTGGTGGCCGACTTCCGGCCGACCGACCGCAACCGGATGATGGAGATCGCCTACCGCTTCACCGGGTTCGCCGACGAGGCGTGCGCGTGCCAGGCGGTGCTCGCCGACCCGGGCCTGGACGGCCTGCAGCGCCTGCACCTCGAGCCGGTGCCGCAGGAGGAGCCGACGACGGTGGCCCTGGTGGCCCCCGACCTCACCGAGGCGATCAGCGTGCACTGA
- a CDS encoding acyl-CoA dehydrogenase family protein, with amino-acid sequence MSEDPLAGAAAELTALVADRAAGWDVEGLLPVDMLRGLGARGLLCAEVPADFGGLGAGSLHSGHFTAHAGALCSSLRSVMTSQGMAAWTIQRFGDRAQRARYLGRLTSGDLAAVAFSEPAAGSDLSSVATTVRTDGDDIVISGEKVWITAAAYADLLVVVGELDGLGAAVVVPARAEGVSIDRIPYPSGCRAAGHSTVRLDNVRLPRSALLGGGGVDLSMLVTTALAYGRISVAWGCVGILRACLTAAGDHAGKRHQGGIPLADRQLVARHLADLFADEQAATRVCEHASRAWDQRSPEMVVSTVLAKYVSSTSAARGAAAAVQVLASAAAQDGHVVARAHRDAKLMELIEGSNEICQLILAGHTRVLANSGG; translated from the coding sequence ATGAGTGAGGACCCGCTCGCCGGCGCCGCCGCCGAGCTGACCGCGCTGGTCGCCGACCGGGCGGCCGGCTGGGACGTCGAGGGCCTGCTGCCCGTCGACATGCTGCGCGGTCTCGGTGCCCGTGGCCTGCTGTGCGCCGAGGTGCCCGCCGACTTCGGCGGCCTCGGCGCCGGCAGTCTCCACAGTGGACACTTCACCGCGCACGCCGGCGCGTTGTGCAGCTCGCTGCGCAGCGTGATGACGTCGCAGGGCATGGCGGCGTGGACGATCCAGCGGTTCGGGGACCGGGCCCAGCGGGCCCGGTACCTCGGGCGCCTGACGTCGGGTGACCTGGCCGCGGTCGCGTTCAGCGAACCCGCCGCGGGCAGCGACCTCTCCTCGGTCGCGACGACCGTCCGCACCGACGGCGACGACATCGTCATCAGCGGTGAGAAGGTCTGGATCACCGCGGCGGCCTACGCCGACCTGCTCGTCGTCGTCGGCGAGCTCGACGGCCTGGGCGCGGCGGTGGTCGTCCCGGCGCGCGCGGAAGGCGTGTCGATCGACCGCATCCCGTACCCGAGCGGGTGCCGGGCCGCGGGCCACTCGACCGTGCGGCTCGACAACGTCCGGCTGCCGCGCTCCGCCCTGCTGGGCGGGGGCGGCGTCGACCTGTCCATGCTGGTCACGACGGCGCTGGCGTACGGCCGGATCTCGGTCGCCTGGGGGTGCGTCGGCATCCTGCGGGCCTGCCTGACGGCGGCCGGTGACCACGCGGGCAAGCGGCACCAGGGCGGGATCCCGCTGGCCGACCGCCAGCTGGTGGCCCGTCATCTCGCCGACCTGTTCGCCGACGAGCAGGCCGCGACCCGGGTGTGCGAGCACGCCAGCCGGGCGTGGGACCAGCGCTCCCCGGAGATGGTGGTCTCGACCGTGCTGGCGAAGTACGTCAGCTCGACGAGCGCGGCACGCGGTGCCGCGGCGGCGGTGCAGGTGCTGGCCTCGGCCGCCGCGCAGGACGGCCACGTGGTCGCCCGCGCGCACCGCGACGCGAAGCTCATGGAACTCATCGAGGGCAGCAACGAAATCTGCCAGCTGATCCTGGCGGGGCACACGCGTGTCCTCGCGAACAGCGGCGGTTAA
- a CDS encoding DUF742 domain-containing protein encodes MNKNRKRRPSKIEYHPLSFGGWGEYELWVEHGFTPKPKSEPAAASPESGTNGAEAGTAATAVLAGPPETPAVKPSEPPEPSWPAAESPAREPLGMREPPRPRPYVRGTRPPRPGPRHPLLPEVMLTTTGRHRTTTGLDPDLVAVCRMCQIPTSVAEVAAYLMRPLDVTRPLVLQGIRDGLLLARGTDLGRTDRPPLELLHRVHEGLLRLG; translated from the coding sequence ATGAATAAGAATCGTAAACGCCGCCCCAGCAAGATCGAATACCACCCGCTGTCCTTCGGCGGCTGGGGTGAGTACGAGCTGTGGGTCGAACATGGGTTCACACCCAAACCCAAGTCCGAGCCGGCCGCCGCGAGCCCGGAATCGGGCACGAACGGGGCCGAAGCGGGCACGGCGGCCACGGCCGTGCTCGCCGGACCACCCGAAACACCCGCCGTCAAGCCGTCCGAACCGCCCGAGCCGTCCTGGCCGGCGGCCGAGAGCCCCGCCCGCGAGCCGCTCGGCATGCGCGAGCCGCCCCGCCCGCGGCCCTACGTCCGCGGCACCCGCCCGCCGCGGCCGGGTCCGCGCCACCCCCTGCTGCCCGAGGTCATGCTGACCACGACCGGGCGGCACCGGACCACCACCGGCCTCGACCCCGACCTCGTGGCCGTCTGCCGGATGTGCCAGATCCCGACGTCGGTGGCCGAGGTCGCCGCCTACCTCATGCGGCCGCTCGACGTCACCCGCCCGCTCGTCCTGCAGGGCATCCGCGACGGCCTGCTGCTCGCGCGCGGGACCGACCTCGGACGCACCGACCGCCCACCGCTCGAGCTGCTGCACCGCGTCCACGAGGGCCTGCTGCGGCTCGGCTGA
- a CDS encoding 3-hydroxyacyl-CoA dehydrogenase family protein, whose translation MIGGGVMGSAITAMALGHGVPVTLVEAGEEALALARRRVDQQLRHGRLMGAFPDVEPGELTATTDLTAAKGATAVVEAIIEDASSKADVLARIAGLVAPRTPLITNTSGIPVDELADAVERPEDLLATHFMNPTYLIQTVEVVRGPRTGSDTLAGVLALLERLKRRPIVVNDSPGFVTSRLLHPQINDAARLVEEGTASVESVDELMQGCLGHPTGPLRTADLIGLDNLADALRLLSERTGDPRHLPCALLESKVAEGHLGRKSGRGFYEYGKVFQ comes from the coding sequence GTGATCGGTGGCGGCGTGATGGGATCGGCCATCACGGCGATGGCACTGGGACACGGTGTTCCGGTCACACTGGTCGAAGCCGGCGAAGAAGCACTGGCCCTGGCGCGGCGGAGGGTGGACCAGCAGCTGCGGCATGGCCGCCTGATGGGCGCGTTCCCCGACGTCGAACCGGGCGAGCTGACGGCGACGACGGACCTGACCGCGGCCAAGGGCGCCACGGCCGTCGTCGAAGCGATCATCGAAGACGCGTCGAGCAAAGCCGACGTACTGGCCAGGATCGCGGGGCTCGTCGCCCCGCGGACCCCGTTGATCACCAACACCTCCGGCATCCCGGTCGACGAGCTCGCCGACGCGGTCGAGCGCCCGGAGGACCTGCTCGCGACGCACTTCATGAACCCGACGTACCTCATCCAGACCGTCGAGGTGGTGCGCGGTCCGCGGACCGGGAGCGACACGCTCGCCGGAGTCCTCGCGCTGCTGGAGCGGCTGAAGCGGCGTCCGATCGTCGTGAACGACTCCCCGGGGTTCGTCACGAGCCGGCTGCTGCACCCGCAGATCAACGACGCGGCGCGGCTGGTCGAAGAGGGCACCGCGTCGGTCGAGTCGGTCGACGAGCTCATGCAGGGCTGCCTCGGCCACCCGACGGGCCCGTTGCGCACCGCGGACCTGATCGGCCTGGACAACCTGGCCGACGCGCTGCGGCTGCTGTCCGAACGCACCGGCGACCCGCGGCACCTGCCGTGCGCGCTGCTGGAGTCCAAAGTGGCCGAAGGCCACCTCGGCCGGAAGTCCGGACGAGGGTTCTACGAGTACGGGAAGGTGTTCCAGTGA